TACCCGGGCGCCGTGTGGGTGATCGGCGGGCTGCTGAAGGGCGTCGACATCGACGATGTGGTCGCATCCAGGGGTCCGGCGGTGAAGGCGGCGATCGTGATCGGTGTCGACCGCGCCGAGATCGTCGAGGCTTTCGGGCGACACGCCCCGGCGGTTCCGGTGTTCGAGGTCGACCACGCTCAGACTGAGGACGTCATGACCGAGGTCGTCGCGCTCGCGGCGGGCGTCGCGCAAGACGGAGACGTGGTCCTCCTCGCTCCGGCAGCGGCATCCTTCGACCAGTTCGCCTCGTACTCGGATCGCGGTCGGCGCTTCGCCGCCGCGGTGAACGCACGGATCGGAAAGGACGCCGGTGACAACCACGACCGACCGTCCGGCCCCGTCGGATCCGGCTGACCGAGGTTCCTCCGCCTTCACGGCGCGCGTCGCCCTCGGCAAGGTCTTCGCCCCGGTCCCGAGCGAGTTCCTGCTCATCGCCTCCACGGCGCTGATCCTCACGATCTTCGGCCTCGTGATGGTCCTGTCGGCCACCATGGCGACGTCCGCCGAGGGCGGGCCGTTCCAGACGGTGCTCCGTCAGGCGATGTTCGCGGTTCTCGGCGTGCCGCTGATGTTCGTGTTCAGCCGTTTGCCGGTTCTCTTCTGGAAGCGCATCGCCTGGATCGCCCTCGGTGTCGCGCAGGCTTTCCAGCTGCTCGTGTTCACCGGCCTCGGTTACGACTTCGATGGCAACCGCAACTGGATCTCCATCGCCGGCGTCCAGGCGCAGCCGTCGGAGTTCCTGAAACTCGCCTTCGCGCTCTGGCTCGGGTACGTCCTGTACCGCAAGCACACGCTCCTCGGACTGTGGCGGCACGTCTTCATCCCCGTCGTGCCGGTCTCGGCGATGGTGATCGGCTCGGTGCTGGCGGGCAAGGACCTCGGCACGGCGATGATCCTCGTGCTGATCCTGCTGGGTGCTCTCTTCTTCTCCGGGGTCAAACTGCGGGTGTTCATCATCCCCGTCGTCGCCGCCATCGTGATCGTGGGACTCCTCGCGCTCACGAGCGCGAACCGCATGGCACGCATCACCAGCTTCCTCAACCCCAACTGCCTGGACGAGTATTACAAGGGTTGCTACCAGCCGCTCCACGGCATCTGGGGCCTTGCGAGCGGCGGCGTCCTCGGTCTGGGCCTGGGGAACTCCCGCGAGAAGTACGCATGGCTGCCGGCGGCATCCCACGACTACATCTTCGCGATCATCGGAGAAGAGCTCGGCCTCATCGGGTGCATCGTCGTGCTCGCCCTCTTCACACTCTTCGCCGTCGGCGCCTTCCACGTCGTCCGGAAGACCAATGACCCGTTCATCCGCATCGCCGCGGGCGGCATCACGGTGTGGGTCGTCGGCCAAGCGCTCATCAACATCGGCGTCGTGCTGCGCGTCTTCCCCGTTCTCGGTGTGCCCTTGCCGTTCATGTCGCAGGGCGGAACCTCGCTCGTCTCGGTGCTGATGGCCTGCGGGGTGCTGCTGGCGTTCGCCCGCACGCTGCCGTCCTCCGCGCCGGTGGCTCCGCCGGCCCGCCGGTAGGCTCGATCCGGTGACCACGTACCTTCTGGCCGGCGGCGGGACCGCGGGCCACGTCAATCCGTTGCTCGCCGTCGCTGACGCTCTCACTGCCCGAGAGCCCGACGCCACCGTCCTCGTCCTCGGTACGCGGGAAGGTCTCGAGGCGCGCCTCGTGCCCCTCCGCGGGTACGAACTGCTCTTCGTCGACAAGGTCCCGTTCCCGCGTCGACCGGATGCCGCGGCTCTCCGCTTCCCCGTCCGCTTCGCGCGCGCGGTGCGTCAGGTCCGGAACCACCTCCGCGAGCGCGGCGTCGACGTGGTCGTCGGCTTCGGCGGCTACGCCTCCGCCCCCGCGTACATCGCGGCCGGCCGCGCGGGTGTGCCCGTCGTCGTGCACGAGGCGAATGCCAAAGCGGGACTCGCGAACGTCCTCGGCGCGCGGCGAGCCGCGGCATCCGGTGTCGCGTTCGACGGCACGCCGCTGCGCGGAGCGGAGGTCGTCGGGATGCCGCTCCGGCCCGAGATCGTGCACCTCGACCGAGCGGCCCTCCGCGCCGAGGCCGGCGAAGCGTTCGGGCTGGACCCCGCCCGTCCGGTCCTCCTCGTCTTCGGCGGGTCGCTCGGTGCCGTCCGGCTGAACCGAGCACTCGCGGACTCGTGGCAGGACGTGGTGGCGGCCGGTTGGCAGATCCTCCACGCGGTGGGGGAGCGCAACGACGTCGCCGAGCCGGGTGACCCGTCCTACCGCGTCGTCCCCTATATCGACCGCATGGACCTCGCCTTCGCCCTCGCCGACGCGATCGTGTCGCGCTCGGGCGCGGCGACGGTGAGTGAGATCAGCGCCCTCGGCATCCCGGCCGTCTACGTGCCTTATGCGGTCGGCAACGGCGAGCAGGCGCTCAACGCGGCGTCCGCCGTCGCCGCGGGTGCCGCCGTTCTCATCCCCGACGGCGAACTGAGCGGCGACCGGGTCCGCTCGACGATCGTCCCGCTGCTGGCCGATGCTGATGCGCTCGACCGGATGCGGGCTGCCGCGGCGAGCGTCGGAACCCGCTCCGGCAGCGAGAACGTCCTCGGTCTCATCGATCGCGCCCTCGCCCGCTGATCCGCGGCGCCGGACGCCCCAGCGCGCCGCAGCGTCCTCCCGGCGGCCCCGACCTAGACTTGACGGGCCATGATTCGACCCGATCTCTCGCTCCCCATTCCTGCGGACATCACCGCTGCCCACTTCATCGGGATCGGTGGTTCTGGGATGTCGGGCCTCGCCGGGATGTTCCTCGATCGCGGCATCCGCGTTTCGGGGTCGGACCGATCCGACAGCGCCGCGATGCGCGCCGTCGCCGCGCGCGGAGCCGACGTGCACGTGGGGCATGACGCGGCGAATCTGCCCGACGGGGTGGACGTGGTCGTCTTCACCGGCGCGATCTGGCCGGAGAACCCGGAATACCTGCGGGCGAAGGAGCGCGGCGTTCCGGTCATCCACCGGTCACAGGCGCTGCACTGGCTCGTCGGCGGGCGCCGCCTCGTCAGCGTCGCGGGAGCGCACGGCAAGACCACGTCGACCGGCATGATCGTGACGGCGCTCCGCGCCATCGGCGCGGATCCGACCTTCGTCAACGGTGGCGTCATCGCGTCGCTCGGTGTCTCGAGTGGCACGGGATCGGACGACCTGTTCGTCATCGAAGCGGACGAGTCCGACGGGTCGTTCCTCTTGTACGACACCGCGGTCGCGCTCATCACGAACGTCGACCCCGATCATCTGGACCACTGGGGCTCGCGCGAGGCGTTCTACAAGGGCTTCGCCCGGTTCGCGGACGCCGCCTCCCAGGCGGTCGTGATCTCGTCCGACGATCCGGGTGCTCGAGAGGTCGCCGCGTCCCTCACGCACGACAACGTCGTATCGTTCGGCACCGCGCCCGAGGCCGACGTGCGGATCTCCGACATCGTCACCGAGGGACCGGTGTCCTTCACGATCCACCACCGGGGCGAGTCGGTTTCCGGCGCGTTGGCCGTTCCTGGCGCGCACAACGCGATCAACGCCGCCGGCGCCGTCGCCGTCCTCCTGACGCTGGGGTACGAGCTGGAGCCCGCCGTGCGTGCGGTCGAAGAGTTCGGCGGCACTGTCCGGCGCTTCGAACTGCACGGCGTCCGCGCCGGCGTGGCCGTCTACGACGACTACGCCCACCATCCGACCGAGGTCGACGCCGCCCTCTCGGCGGCGCGCACGGTCGTCGGCGAGGGGCGGATCATCGCGGTTCACCAGCCGCACACGTACTCGCGCACGCAGGCGATGTACCGCGAGTTCGCCGACGTCCTCGAGTCCCGCGCCGACCACACCGTCGTCCTCGATGTCTACGGTGCCCGCGAAGACCCGGTCCCGGGCGTCACCGGTGCGCTCGTCAGTGGTGCCTTCGCGAACCAGGATCGGGTCCGCTTCGTCGCCGACTGGCAGCAGGCCGCCGAGTACGCGGCATCCGTCGCCCAGCCGGGGGACTACGTCATCACGCTCGGCTGCGGGGACGTCTACCGCATCATCCCGCAGGTGCTCGACGCCCTCGGGCCGGAGCGGGACTGACGATGCGACGGCCGTCGCCGCTGCCGTCCACGCCACCGGCACGTCAGCGACGAGAGCCGGCGCCGTCCCGTCCTCGAGAAGCGGCGCCAGAGCCCGCCGCGGAGGTCACTAAGCCGGCTCCCGAGCCGCCTGCGACGGGTCGCCTCGCGCCGGTCGTCCCGTTCGAGCCGTCCCCGTCCCCGTCCGCGCCCGCGGCTGAGAAGGGTGACGCCGCTTCGGATGCCGAGGCGGAGCGCCCTCTCGGTGTCCGCGACGTCTGGGCGGCGGCACGAGCACGTCGCCGCGCGCTGCGTCGCGAGGTGCGTCGCTTCACGGTGCGCCAGCGCCGTCGTCGCTACGCGTGGCTCGGCGCCCTGGCGGCGGTGGTCCTCGTGGGGCTCGGCGCAGTCGCGACTGCCTATAGTCCGCTGTTCGCCGTGTCCAAGATCACCGTGGTCGGCACCGACCGACTCGCCCCGGCCGCCATCGAACAGGCGCTCGCGGGCGAGATGGGTACTCCGCTCGCTCTTGTCGATTCGAGCGCTGTGAAAGCCGCACTCGTCGCGTTCCCGCTCGTCGAGAGCTATTCGATCGAGGCCCGTCCGCCGCAAGAACTCGTCGTCCGCATCATCGAGCGCACCCCCGTGGGCGTCGTGGAGACCAAGGCCGGGTTCTCGCTGGTGGATGCCGCCGGGGTGGTCCTCGGTACGACGAAGGATGCCCCGAAGGGGTACCCGGTCATCGACGCCGCCGGCGGAGCCGGGTCGCGGACCTTCCGCGCCGTCGGTGCGGTCTACCGCTCGCTTCCTGCCGACCTTCGGGCACAGGTGACCGAGATGTCGGCCACCACGCCCGATGACGTGA
This DNA window, taken from Microbacterium sp. MM2322, encodes the following:
- the ftsW gene encoding putative lipid II flippase FtsW, translating into MTTTTDRPAPSDPADRGSSAFTARVALGKVFAPVPSEFLLIASTALILTIFGLVMVLSATMATSAEGGPFQTVLRQAMFAVLGVPLMFVFSRLPVLFWKRIAWIALGVAQAFQLLVFTGLGYDFDGNRNWISIAGVQAQPSEFLKLAFALWLGYVLYRKHTLLGLWRHVFIPVVPVSAMVIGSVLAGKDLGTAMILVLILLGALFFSGVKLRVFIIPVVAAIVIVGLLALTSANRMARITSFLNPNCLDEYYKGCYQPLHGIWGLASGGVLGLGLGNSREKYAWLPAASHDYIFAIIGEELGLIGCIVVLALFTLFAVGAFHVVRKTNDPFIRIAAGGITVWVVGQALINIGVVLRVFPVLGVPLPFMSQGGTSLVSVLMACGVLLAFARTLPSSAPVAPPARR
- a CDS encoding UDP-N-acetylglucosamine--N-acetylmuramyl-(pentapeptide) pyrophosphoryl-undecaprenol N-acetylglucosamine transferase, with amino-acid sequence MTTYLLAGGGTAGHVNPLLAVADALTAREPDATVLVLGTREGLEARLVPLRGYELLFVDKVPFPRRPDAAALRFPVRFARAVRQVRNHLRERGVDVVVGFGGYASAPAYIAAGRAGVPVVVHEANAKAGLANVLGARRAAASGVAFDGTPLRGAEVVGMPLRPEIVHLDRAALRAEAGEAFGLDPARPVLLVFGGSLGAVRLNRALADSWQDVVAAGWQILHAVGERNDVAEPGDPSYRVVPYIDRMDLAFALADAIVSRSGAATVSEISALGIPAVYVPYAVGNGEQALNAASAVAAGAAVLIPDGELSGDRVRSTIVPLLADADALDRMRAAAASVGTRSGSENVLGLIDRALAR
- the murC gene encoding UDP-N-acetylmuramate--L-alanine ligase, which produces MIRPDLSLPIPADITAAHFIGIGGSGMSGLAGMFLDRGIRVSGSDRSDSAAMRAVAARGADVHVGHDAANLPDGVDVVVFTGAIWPENPEYLRAKERGVPVIHRSQALHWLVGGRRLVSVAGAHGKTTSTGMIVTALRAIGADPTFVNGGVIASLGVSSGTGSDDLFVIEADESDGSFLLYDTAVALITNVDPDHLDHWGSREAFYKGFARFADAASQAVVISSDDPGAREVAASLTHDNVVSFGTAPEADVRISDIVTEGPVSFTIHHRGESVSGALAVPGAHNAINAAGAVAVLLTLGYELEPAVRAVEEFGGTVRRFELHGVRAGVAVYDDYAHHPTEVDAALSAARTVVGEGRIIAVHQPHTYSRTQAMYREFADVLESRADHTVVLDVYGAREDPVPGVTGALVSGAFANQDRVRFVADWQQAAEYAASVAQPGDYVITLGCGDVYRIIPQVLDALGPERD
- a CDS encoding FtsQ-type POTRA domain-containing protein; protein product: MRRPSPLPSTPPARQRREPAPSRPREAAPEPAAEVTKPAPEPPATGRLAPVVPFEPSPSPSAPAAEKGDAASDAEAERPLGVRDVWAAARARRRALRREVRRFTVRQRRRRYAWLGALAAVVLVGLGAVATAYSPLFAVSKITVVGTDRLAPAAIEQALAGEMGTPLALVDSSAVKAALVAFPLVESYSIEARPPQELVVRIIERTPVGVVETKAGFSLVDAAGVVLGTTKDAPKGYPVIDAAGGAGSRTFRAVGAVYRSLPADLRAQVTEMSATTPDDVTLTIDGADILWGSAEKPVEKVRVLKAAMVAQPPSKVKEYDISSPTAVVIR